A single genomic interval of Vicinamibacterales bacterium harbors:
- a CDS encoding 4-hydroxy-3-methylbut-2-enyl diphosphate reductase — protein MPSVIFRKGLDLNEAVAPALAEDYDSAIVNEIISHGFQRTRGRLTVRLAKEFGFCYGVDRAVDYAYQTRMRFPKRTVYLTGEIIHNPHVNDKLRTAGIRFLSDPHEPREPLGPEVVIIIPAFGVTVDELAKYDQFGCTLIDTTCGSVLNVWKNVERYAKDGFTALIHGKVHHEETQATASQSLNYPNGRFLVVLDRDQAQLVCDYARSGGNRHKFLEKFKHTASKGFDPDQHLERIGLANQTTMLMSESLEIGEMCRQAMIDRYGEAELDFHYRAFDTICSATQDRQDAVQNLVGSERLDLMIVVGGYNSSNTRNLARICTAKLPTYHIADAESLASLAEIHHRPVSGPLSNLSQSRDKQEVTVKEWLPLTGEVTIGLTAGASTPNNIIGQVVLRLEQLTRN, from the coding sequence GTGCCATCAGTGATCTTCAGAAAAGGTCTCGACCTGAACGAAGCCGTCGCCCCAGCGCTCGCTGAGGATTACGATAGTGCAATCGTTAATGAAATTATTAGCCATGGATTCCAGAGAACACGAGGCCGACTCACAGTCCGCCTCGCGAAGGAATTTGGATTTTGCTACGGTGTTGATCGCGCAGTTGACTATGCGTACCAAACTCGCATGCGGTTCCCTAAGAGAACCGTTTATCTTACCGGTGAGATCATTCACAACCCACACGTGAACGATAAGTTGCGGACCGCTGGCATTCGGTTCCTAAGCGACCCGCACGAACCGCGAGAGCCACTTGGACCTGAAGTTGTAATCATTATTCCTGCCTTCGGGGTGACCGTTGACGAATTGGCCAAATACGATCAGTTCGGATGCACGCTCATTGATACTACCTGCGGTTCGGTACTCAACGTCTGGAAGAACGTTGAACGGTACGCCAAAGATGGCTTTACCGCACTTATCCATGGAAAGGTGCATCATGAGGAAACTCAGGCAACTGCCTCCCAATCACTGAATTACCCTAATGGACGGTTTCTCGTCGTCCTGGACCGCGACCAGGCACAACTTGTCTGCGACTATGCGCGGTCTGGAGGGAATCGCCACAAATTCTTGGAGAAGTTCAAGCATACAGCCTCTAAGGGATTCGACCCCGATCAACACCTAGAGCGAATTGGATTAGCCAATCAAACGACAATGCTGATGTCGGAATCGCTGGAAATTGGTGAAATGTGCCGTCAGGCCATGATCGACCGGTACGGGGAGGCTGAACTCGACTTTCACTACCGTGCCTTTGACACAATCTGTAGTGCCACGCAAGATCGCCAAGACGCCGTGCAGAACCTTGTTGGCTCCGAACGACTCGATCTGATGATCGTGGTCGGTGGTTATAACAGCAGTAACACTAGAAACTTGGCGAGAATCTGCACTGCGAAACTTCCTACCTATCACATCGCTGATGCCGAGTCTCTAGCCTCATTGGCGGAGATTCATCACCGGCCAGTCAGCGGTCCACTTTCAAACCTGTCGCAGTCCCGAGACAAACAGGAAGTTACCGTTAAGGAATGGCTGCCGCTAACCGGTGAAGTTACCATTGGCTTGACGGCTGGGGCCTCAACACCAAACAATATTATTGGGCAGGTAGTTCTTCGTTTAGAACAACTTACCCGTAATTAG
- a CDS encoding SpoIID/LytB domain-containing protein, translated as MVAQPLISPPWRMSVGPLGLSGIALLVAGCASTPMLPSHTPPSVNPPLVDQVVRIQITDGNRKQVVALKLEDYIVGSVLAEAALGGLSGNAMTNVARLQAVLARTYAVANLGRHRSEQFDLCSETHCQVYRSPQQYPTRLKIVAKAASVETRGVVITHESQPIQALFHSDCGGHTSDAGTVWGGPTPPYLLAVIDAAEDVHREWQFDIPVDELRNALNRDNRTRVGAKLSRIEVVQRDIAGRAERVILDGEFAPMVRGEELRAVITASFGPRTVRSTRFDVDLVGKQFNFTGSGFGHGVGLCQVGAMALADQGEPFHQILRHYYTGIRLQQLAQAQWGKQGAPVQPSTHTVQDLR; from the coding sequence ATGGTCGCACAACCTCTAATCTCGCCGCCCTGGCGTATGTCGGTGGGGCCCCTGGGTCTGAGCGGCATTGCACTCCTCGTGGCTGGGTGCGCATCAACGCCGATGCTGCCATCCCATACCCCGCCATCTGTTAATCCTCCGTTGGTGGATCAAGTCGTTCGCATCCAAATCACAGATGGAAACCGTAAACAGGTCGTCGCGCTTAAACTTGAGGACTACATTGTTGGTTCGGTTCTGGCCGAAGCGGCCCTCGGTGGACTGTCAGGTAATGCGATGACAAACGTCGCTCGCCTCCAAGCGGTACTGGCTCGCACCTATGCCGTCGCCAACCTCGGCCGGCACCGCAGTGAACAATTCGACCTTTGCTCAGAGACCCACTGTCAGGTCTATCGTTCACCTCAGCAATACCCCACACGACTCAAAATTGTCGCCAAAGCGGCATCAGTTGAGACGCGAGGCGTGGTTATCACTCATGAGAGCCAGCCGATCCAAGCACTCTTCCACTCTGACTGTGGTGGTCACACGAGCGATGCCGGAACCGTCTGGGGAGGCCCTACGCCCCCATATTTACTCGCCGTGATCGACGCAGCAGAGGATGTGCACCGTGAATGGCAATTTGATATCCCAGTGGATGAACTTCGCAACGCACTCAACCGCGATAACCGTACCCGCGTGGGCGCTAAGCTTAGCCGGATTGAAGTCGTTCAGCGAGATATTGCCGGCCGAGCCGAGCGCGTTATTCTCGATGGCGAGTTCGCCCCAATGGTTCGTGGCGAAGAACTACGTGCAGTGATAACCGCAAGTTTCGGTCCAAGAACCGTCCGTAGCACACGCTTCGACGTCGACCTTGTTGGCAAACAATTTAATTTCACCGGTTCCGGTTTCGGCCATGGCGTGGGCCTCTGCCAAGTTGGCGCCATGGCCTTGGCTGACCAAGGTGAGCCCTTCCATCAGATTCTTCGGCACTACTACACTGGGATACGCCTCCAACAGCTTGCCCAAGCGCAATGGGGAAAACAAGGGGCACCGGTGCAACCCTCCACACACACCGTCCAAGATTTAAGATAA
- the pckA gene encoding phosphoenolpyruvate carboxykinase (ATP) produces the protein MNQAQPVCGLDAHGIKNPSAVHWNQDLALLVEDAVRRGEGVIAKSGPLVCTTVPHTGRSPQDKFIVRETSSVDNVSWGTVNQSLEPEYFDKLYEDLTIHLDGRELWVRDGYAGADPEYRLPIRVVTETAWHSLFAHHMFIREEDPARLAEHIPEFTVLSAPSFTAVPSRHGTKSGTVIVIHFSKRLILIAGTAYAGEIKKSIFTVMSYLLPLRSVLPMHCSANRGADGDTAIFFGLSGTGKTTLSSDLNRRLIGDDEHGWSGDGIFNIEGGCYAKLIRLSAEAEPQIYATTQRPGTLLENVVLDPETLQLDLNDDTLTENTRGAYQLSYIDNYLPTGRGGHPRHLVMLTADAFGVVPPLARLTSSAAMYHFLSGYTAKVAGTEAGVAEPSAVFSTCFGAPFMVWHPTVYAKLLGERIAQYGTTVWLVNTGWTGGVYGVGSRMPIRYTRAMIYAALSGALNDVQYIEDPVFHVDVPTCCPGVPRELLTPRNTWARPEDYDLQAAKLAVMFGDNFKSFRSLVEPAVAAAGPQV, from the coding sequence GTGAACCAGGCACAGCCAGTCTGTGGACTTGACGCTCACGGTATTAAGAACCCGTCTGCCGTTCACTGGAATCAAGATTTAGCACTACTCGTTGAGGATGCGGTTCGACGGGGCGAAGGCGTGATCGCTAAATCTGGCCCCCTTGTGTGTACAACAGTGCCCCACACAGGCCGGTCACCGCAGGACAAGTTCATCGTCCGCGAAACGTCTAGTGTTGACAATGTCTCTTGGGGCACGGTGAACCAGTCTTTAGAGCCGGAGTACTTTGACAAGCTATACGAGGATCTAACGATACATCTTGATGGGCGGGAATTATGGGTGCGAGATGGGTATGCGGGAGCGGACCCAGAGTACCGCCTCCCTATTCGTGTTGTGACCGAAACTGCCTGGCATAGCCTGTTCGCGCATCATATGTTCATTCGTGAGGAAGACCCTGCACGCCTTGCTGAGCACATTCCTGAGTTCACTGTTCTAAGTGCTCCGTCATTCACTGCTGTTCCTTCCCGTCACGGAACGAAGTCAGGGACCGTGATAGTCATCCATTTTTCGAAGCGGCTTATATTGATCGCTGGGACCGCCTACGCTGGTGAGATTAAGAAATCGATTTTCACGGTGATGAGCTATCTACTTCCACTGAGGTCGGTTCTTCCGATGCACTGTTCGGCTAATCGAGGTGCTGATGGTGACACGGCGATCTTCTTTGGGTTGTCAGGAACTGGCAAGACAACCCTGTCGAGCGATCTTAACCGTCGCCTAATTGGGGATGACGAACACGGTTGGTCAGGTGACGGCATCTTTAACATTGAGGGTGGTTGCTACGCCAAGCTAATCCGCTTGTCGGCTGAGGCCGAGCCTCAAATCTATGCGACCACCCAGCGGCCCGGCACCCTTCTTGAAAATGTGGTTCTTGATCCAGAAACTCTTCAACTTGATCTTAACGATGATACGCTGACTGAGAACACGCGAGGCGCCTACCAGCTTTCATACATCGACAATTACCTACCTACTGGTCGAGGCGGACACCCGCGGCATCTGGTGATGTTGACGGCTGACGCTTTTGGCGTTGTGCCACCACTGGCTAGGTTGACGTCCTCAGCAGCCATGTACCATTTTCTTTCTGGTTATACCGCGAAGGTTGCAGGTACCGAGGCGGGTGTTGCGGAACCGAGTGCAGTTTTCAGTACATGTTTTGGGGCACCGTTTATGGTGTGGCATCCGACGGTATACGCTAAGCTCCTCGGTGAACGGATCGCGCAATATGGTACGACTGTCTGGTTGGTCAATACGGGCTGGACCGGTGGCGTATACGGCGTTGGTTCCCGGATGCCGATCAGGTATACGCGGGCGATGATCTATGCTGCACTGTCGGGTGCACTTAACGATGTCCAGTATATTGAAGACCCAGTTTTCCACGTGGACGTGCCGACTTGCTGTCCGGGCGTACCCAGAGAGCTCTTAACACCTCGTAATACCTGGGCTAGGCCGGAAGACTATGACTTGCAAGCTGCGAAGTTAGCCGTGATGTTTGGAGACAACTTTAAATCGTTTAGGTCACTCGTCGAACCAGCGGTGGCGGCGGCGGGCCCACAGGTCTAG